One Desulfovibrio inopinatus DSM 10711 genomic window, AGTGAAGCCATTGAAATGATTGCTCATCATGTATACGATATTATTTTAATGGATATTTCTATGCCGATTATGGACGGCATAGATGCCACTCGCCGAATTCGTGAGCTGGGTGTTCAGGTTCGAGGGAAGGATATTCCGATCCTGGCGTTGTCTGCTCATTCTTCACCTGACGATCTTGCTCAGTACACAGCGGCTGGAATGAATGGATTCATTCCAAAGCCAATAGAAAAAGAGGAACTCTTTAGAATTGTTGACGATGCACTTGGCGTGTAGTGTCGTTCGTATTGAACGGGAGTTAAAATGTTGCGATGAAAAGAAAAACCATCTTGACAAATCTTATAACACGTCATTTATGAATAAAAAAATGTTGTGAAAGATTGTGTAACGCATACATTCATTGGAAAAACGAGATGATGTACAGAATCGTATGGTCTTGCTAGAGTAAATGTTGTGTCCGGCATGACTAGAGGAAAAGAGGTGTGTGGAAATGGCCGTTGGTTATCACGGGGAAGTGGTCATTGTAGAGCAAGAATTGACAAATTTAGCCTCTCCTTTTGTCGTATCGGCTAAGCGTTCGGGGGATATAGGCTGGATGCATGATATTCAGTCTCTGGAGCCGTTTCTTCATGAAACTATAGACCTCGGAGGCTCTTACGTTACCGCCAAACGTCGGCAGATTGGAGAGGGACCACGTGTGATTGTCACCGGTACATGTCCTTCATGTCTGGATACGGCCTGGGGGTTGGCGGATATTGATGTTTTAAATGATTTTGACTCCGTCATGACGTACACGCAAACGCAAGGGCGAGGGCAATTGCGAAGGCAATGGTCGTCTCCTGCTGGCAATGTGTACGCTGCGCTTGTTTTGCCTGAGCGATTCGGTCCACTTGCTGATGCTGTGTCGGTTGCCCTTGGGGCAGGTGTTGTTCTTTGCTTCCAATCGCAGGGTATCGATGCCCGGCTGAAATGGCCGAATGACATTTTGGTAGGTGACAAAAAGGTTGGCGGAATATTGATTGAAGAACGTCATGGGCAGATGATTGCGGGAATCGGAATCAATCTTGCCTCTTGTCCTCCAGCCTCAGCGTTGCGACGAGATGCGGCTATTGAAGCTGACTGTCTTCGCTTTCCTGGCGTTCAACCAGGCCCGCTCACTGTGTGGTTGCATCTTGTGGAGTTCTTACAAAAATGGTATGTAAACTATCTTGCGGTCGCTTCCTCATGTCGATTTGTGTCCGACATTGAGCGCAACCTAGCATGGCTTGGACACAGCGTTTTGATCACGAACGACGGACCCCGGACATACAAGGCTGAAATCATTGGCTTGGCTGATGACGGTGGTCTCCTTATTGAGACATATGCCGACGGCAACGTTCTCCGCCGCGTTCTTCACGGCGGAAGCATCATCCCACTTATGTAACGATCATCACAAGAACACGTCGTATTGGGGCGGCGATGGTTTGTGATCGTAGGTGGGACACACAAAACGGGTTTATCCGTTGGAAACCATTTTTTGGGGAGTTGTATGGCTGAAAAAACTTTTGAAGACGTCCTAACGGAGCTGGAGGGCAAGTCGGTCCTGGTGGCCAACAGAAGCATAAGCGCCCGACGCATACTGCGATCTGTGCGTGAACGGTTTCGTGCCAATCCTGTCTTGACCGTTACTGATGTTGACATGACCTCGCCCGCTGTTAATGGGGCAAATGAAATTATCCGGCTTGGTCCGAATCCCCGAGCTTACCTTGATCTCGATAAAATTATTTTCGAAGCCAAAAATAAGAATATCATTGGCATCCATCCGGGATGGGGCTTTGCATCGGAAGATGACCGATTTCCGCAAAAGTGCGCTGAAGCAGGCATTGTTTTTATCGGCCCTACAGCAGAAGCCATGCGCCTTCTCGGGAACAAAGTTCAGGTACGCAAACTTGCTCGTCGCTTAGGCATTCCTGTCGTGCCTGGTTCTGACGGGGCTGTAACGGTTCCCGAAGCGAGAGAAGTGGCGAAAGATCTTGATTATCCCATCATGCTTAAAGCCGAAGGCGGGGGCGGTGGTCGCGGAATTTATATCGTTCGCGATCCTTCCCAGCTTGAAGATGCTTTCTCTAAAGCCTCGGCATTGGCACAAGCCTCGTTTGGCAATCCGCGCTTATATGTCGAAAAATTGTTGACATCCATTCGGCACCTCGAAATTCAGATTGTGGCCGATAAATACGGCAATGTTGTTGCCTTGGACGAACGCGATTGCACGGTACAACGCAACCATCAAAAATTGGTGGAGCTGACCCCCTCACCGTGGCCGGGAATGACACCGGAACTGCGCGCACAACTCAAAGACTATGCCGTTCGCCTTGTGAAAGAGACGGGATATCATTCGCTGTGCACAGTGGAATTTCTTGTTGAGTCCGACGGCACACCGTATTTGATTGAAGTCAATACGCGACTCCAGGTCGAACATGGTATCACGGAATGCCGTTACGGTATCGATCTTGTTGAAGAGCAGATTGCCATTGCCTTTGGTGCGAAACTGCGTTTTACCGAAGAAAATATGCAGCCGCTCCATTGGGCCATGCAGGTTCGTATCAACTGCGAAAACCCCCGTGACGATTTTTCGCCCAACGCCGGTCCCATTGCTCGGTATATTTCTCCCGGTGGACAAGGGGTACGCTTGGATTCTTGCTTGTCCAATGGATATGATTTCCCTTCGCAATACGATTCGGCTGGCGCGCTGCTCATTGCGTATGCCAAAGATTGGGAAAAAGTGCTTGGCACCATGGATCGGGCGCTTCGCGAATACACAATCGGTGGGTTGCGGACGACCATTCCGTTCCATCGCCAAATTGTTCGCCATCCTAAGTTCCGCGCGAGC contains:
- a CDS encoding biotin--[acetyl-CoA-carboxylase] ligase, producing the protein MAVGYHGEVVIVEQELTNLASPFVVSAKRSGDIGWMHDIQSLEPFLHETIDLGGSYVTAKRRQIGEGPRVIVTGTCPSCLDTAWGLADIDVLNDFDSVMTYTQTQGRGQLRRQWSSPAGNVYAALVLPERFGPLADAVSVALGAGVVLCFQSQGIDARLKWPNDILVGDKKVGGILIEERHGQMIAGIGINLASCPPASALRRDAAIEADCLRFPGVQPGPLTVWLHLVEFLQKWYVNYLAVASSCRFVSDIERNLAWLGHSVLITNDGPRTYKAEIIGLADDGGLLIETYADGNVLRRVLHGGSIIPLM
- a CDS encoding response regulator gives rise to the protein MESIRILLAEDNPVNQFLARRLLENRGFQVSVASSGSEAIEMIAHHVYDIILMDISMPIMDGIDATRRIRELGVQVRGKDIPILALSAHSSPDDLAQYTAAGMNGFIPKPIEKEELFRIVDDALGV